The Novipirellula aureliae genome segment ATCACTTTAGCGTCGGCAAGACCAAGTTGAGAAACAATGTCGTCGCGAACCGGGCCCGAGGCGGTTGCGGTAAAGGCGTGAACGGACGCGTGAGGGAACTCGTGTTTCAGTATTCGCAGCCCGCGATATTCGGGCCGGAAATCATGCCCCCAAGCACTGATGCAGTGCGCCTCATCGATGGCAAAGAACGATACGTTAGACTTTTTTAGGTAGTCGAGCATGCGGTCACTCAACAGTCCCTCTGGGGCAACGTAAAGCAACTTGATTTCACCGCGATCGATTTGCTCGGCGATGTCTCGTTTCTCGCTCAACGACAACGTACTGTTAATAAACGCAGACGAAACACCGTTGGACACAAGTGCGTCGACTTGATCTTTCATCAACGAGATCAGCGGCGACACAACGACTGCCATGCCATCGACACACAATGCGGGTGCTTGGAAACAGATCGATTTGCCACCACCGGTGGGAAGGACGGTTAAAGAATCTTTCTGCTGAAGAACCGATTCGATCGAGTCCGCTTGAAGCGGACGAAACGCGTCGTACCCCCAAACTTCTCGGAGAACCGCTTGTGCGTTTTCGAGCGTAGGGACTGAAGAACTTGATGGTCTCATCTTCATACTCGGCTCAGCGTACTTGGCTCAGCGTGCTTGGCTAAGGGGGGGGCAGGATGAATATCGATCAGGAATTACATGTCTCCAATCGGCTCGTCACTCAGGTCGCTTTCGGTGATCATGTGAAACCCTTTCTCCCGCAACGTCTTCATCGCAAAATCAATATTTTCAACCATAATCGCCACAGCGGGTTTACCATGCGGGCGCACAAACAATGGGTAAGCTTGAACGATATTGAGTTCAGCCTGAAGCAATGCGGTACAAACTCGCAGCAGCGGTTGAGGGCCCTCAGGCAATTCGATACCGATCAAGTCCGTTTCAATAATCGCTAAACCGCTACGTTCGAGGATTTCGCGACCACGATCGGCATCGCTCACGAGAAAACGAACGAAGGCACATTCTGCGGCGTCGTTAATTGATAACGCACAAATGCGGATGCCGGTTCCCTCGAAGCGTTTGACGACTTCTAGCAACTGCCCGACACGATTTTCCAAAAAGACCGTAAATTGGCGGAGTGCCGGATAACTCTTACCGCGGGCGGTTTCAAAAGCGGTTCCGGTTCCCGATCCTTCATTGTTTTCCATGCTAGGCTCGTCTGAGTTGGTAAATACTGTTAAAAAGTTTGGCTTTAGTGTAGGCTTCGGCCACGTTGTTGGTCAATCTTCGGCAATCCTTTTGCCCCTTTTTCCTCCGAAACAACTTGGACTCAGGCAACCGTGCAAAACCCGCTTTTCCAAATCGGCGCAACGCATCAAATCGATTTCCGCGTCGAATATCACGAAACCGATGGCCAAGGCCACGTTCACCATTCCAATTACGCCAGCTATTTCGAACGCGGCAGGGTGGAGATGCTGCGGGCCGCTGGAATGAGCTACAAACGACTCGAAGAAGCGGGATTTATGCTGGTTGTGACCGAAATCAACGTAAAATACTACGCTCCTGCGAATTTTGATGATCGGTTGACCCAAACGACCGAGTTGACAGGATTCCGCAAAGTACGGCTCTACCATCATTACAAAATCGTTCGAGAAGGCAAATTGCTAGCCGAAGGATCGACCACCATCGCCTGTGTCGACCGCGAAGGCCAACCGAAGCGAATGCCGGTGAATTGGTAGGTCGAGCTGGGTAGAAATTGTCGATCCGATGGGATGGATTTAGGCGAAACAGAATGAAATCGTCGCCCTCCCAGACGACTGATAGGCGGAGCAGCGATTATCGCGTGACGAACCATCCTTCCGGTGGATCGGGTAGGTTAAAGGCCTTGTGGTAATCTCGCTGCCGTTGTTCGATCCAAACCAACGTCTCTTTATACATCGTTGTTGGATGCTGTCGAATCGCTTGTCGAGCCAACCGTTTGGCTCGTGAAAAGTCTTGAGCTGCCGCAGCTGCTAGGGCCAAGTTGTGGACTGCTGCTGCTTGCAGCGGGTGTTTTTTGGCGACTTCACTCCAAATCTGCTCCGCTTTTGCCCAATTTCCTTTGCGAGCTTCGACATTGCCGCGACGAACAGCAGCGCTGCCTAAAAAAACGACAGGAACCGCTAGAATTACCTTTTGGCGATCAATCGACGGAGTGATCAAACGATACGTCTCGCGAACGGCTGCCGATACCAAGCGATCGGTTGGATTGGGGACAAATGCCAAATCGGGATAAAGGTCGACGGCGGAGGCTTCGTCGATCACGACCGGCCGGCCACTCGATCGGTTCGATTCGTTCATCGACATCAACCGCCATGACATCGTCAGTTGATCGACCTGCTTCGCATCACCTTGATTCAAGTTGGGCGAAATTCGCCGGTGTTGGCGACCGGCGAGAACCTCGCCGCGAAGAATGTAGTCGTATCCCTGACGACGAGCCGCCGAAGCAAGCGCCACGTCGCTGGTTTGATCATCGATCGCCGAAACGAGTTGGATCGTCGAGTGGGCTTGCAATTTTTCGTAATCGACGAGCTCCAGACTCCTGCCTGGATCACGGGGCGAATTGGCCAAAAGCTGAGTGTGAATCTTATCGGCAATTGCTTCCGGCCCGGATACCTTGGAAACAGCCACCCGTTTTCCAACGGCCGATTGAATTTCGGGGGGGCTCCAAAAATGGATCGGTGCGCGCGTACTGCACCCGTTCGCCGCAGCGATCCAGACCGCTGCGGTGACACAAATCGCGATTCGAGAGAGACAGGTCGAGTGCATAACAGACGATTCGTAGTGTTTTTTCGTCCACAATGTCAACGGAACTTTTTGGCTCTCCTTCCCTACAGCCGTTGATTTCTTAGAATCTGTCTCTTTCCAACTACAAACCAATAACACTTTCAAACTCATTCGCCGAATCGGGCCACACATGCCACGCTACAATCCCGCTGAAATCGAGCCTCGCTGGCAAGCCTTTTGGGAACAGAATCGAACCTTTACTACCCCTGAATTGCCCAGTGGTCCCAAACGCTATGTTTTGGACATGTTTCCATATCCCAGCGGCGATGGCCTGCATGTCGGGCACCCGGAGGGCTATACCGCGACCGATATTGTGGCAAGATTTGCACGAATGCGAGGCGAATCGGTGCTGCATCCGATGGGCTTTGACGCCTTTGGTTTGCCCGCCGAAGAGCATGCGATCAAGACGGGTGAACATCCGCGGATCCAAACCCAACGGAACATTGACAATTTCACTCGCCAATTGAAAATGCTCGGTTTCAGTTACGATTGGGATCGCGCCATCGCAACGACCGATGAGGCCTATTTTCGCTGGACCCAGTGGATTTTTCTGCAGCTATACGACACTTGGTTCGATAGCGAGCAGCAACAAGGTCGTCCGATCGACGAATTGCCAATTCCCGCCGAAGTGACTGCCCAGGGCAACGCGGCAATCGAAGCCTACCGTGATGCCAATCGCTTGGCTTATGAGAGCGATGCACTTGTCAATTGGTGCCCCGCCCTGGGGACGGTATTGGCGAATGAAGAAGTCATTGACGGGAAAAGTGAACGCGGCGATCATCCGGTGCAGCGGATTGCTCTACGGCAATGGATGCTGCGGATCACGAAGTACGCCGAACGTTTGCTCGATGGGCTAGACGATCTCGATTGGCCCACCGGGATCAAGAAGTTGCAGCAGGATTGGATCGGCCGCAGCACGGGGGCAGAGGTCGATTTTTACGTCGGTGACCCGGCAAACTTGGACGCTTGGAAAAGCGAGAGATCGAAATCTGGCTTTTCCGCCGAGCCCGGTGATGCGGCGCTACGCGTCTACACGACGCGGCCCGACACCCTGTTTGGCGCAACCTACATGGTGGTCGCTCCCGAGCATCCGATGGTCAAGTCGTTCACGACGAACGAGCAATCCGCGGCCGTCGTAGCGTACTGCGAAAAGGCGTCCTTCAAGAGTGACCGCGAACGGACCGATGGCGGTGATAAAGTCAAAACCGGTGTCTTTACCGGCAGCCACGCGATCAATCCTGTTAACGGTCAACCGATTCCAATTTGGATTGCCGATTACGTGTTGGCAGGATACGGAACCGGTGCGATCATGGCGGTTCCCGCACACGATGATCGCGACTTCGCGTTCGCGAAGCAGTTCGATTTGCCGATCGTCCCCGTGGTCGACCCGCCGTCGGATCACCCCGAACGTGACGCGATTTTAGCGGGCGATGTCTGCTTCGTTGCCGAGGGACAAGCCATCAATAGCGGTGAGTTTGATGGCCAAACCACGGCGGAAGTGAAAGCAGCGGTTACAAACTCGCTGAACCAAAAAGGGCAAGCGACCGAAGCGGTCAACTACAAATTGAGAGATTGGTTGTTTAGCCGCCAGCGTTTTTGGGGCGAACCATTCCCGATCCTGCATGAACTTGATGCCAATGGAAAACCGACCGGAATCAAACGTGGTGTCGATCCAGCCGATTTGCCAGTCCTGCTGCCTGATTTGAAAGACTACAAGCCGCACGGACGGCCCGAACCGATGTTGGCCAAAGCAGACGACGATTGGCTGTACGTCACGATCGATGGCAAACGCTATCGCCGCGAAACCAATACGATGCCCCAATGGGCCGGTTCCTGCTGGTACTACCTACGCTATATCGATACGGAAAATAGCGAGCGATTGATTGATCCGGCGAAAGAAAAAGCTTGGATGCCCGTCGACTTGTACGTCGGTGGTGCCGAACACGCAGTGTTGCATTTGCTCTATTCGCGATTCTGGCACAAAGTCCTTTACGACCGTGGCCACGTCAGCACCCCTGAACCCTTTGGGAAATTGGTCAACCAAGGAATGATCTTGGGCGATGTCGAATACACCGGATTCGTTGATCCCGATGGCAACCCCGTCTCCACGAGCGACGTTCGCAAAGACGCCGATGGAAATCGAGTCAGCAAAGAGGGGATCCCCGTGCAATCCACGTCGATCGACGAAGACGATGTCGAAAAGAAGGGCGAAGGATTCGTACTCAAGAGCCAACCTACGATCAAGGTCGACTCGCGTGCGCACAAAATGTCGAAGGCTCGCGGTAACGTGGTCAATCCCGATGCGGTGGTTCGTGAATATGGCGCCGACGCTCTACGACTTTACGAGATGTTCATGGGGCCGCTCGAAGCGACCAAACCATGGGCGATGACTGGTGTCGGAGGCGTCCGCAATTTTCTCGACCGGGTTTGGCGAATGGTCGTCGATCAGGATGCGGATGACTTGGTGTTGAATGAAGCGATTTGCGATGAGGCGTGCGACAAAGACCAACTTCGCGTCCTGCATCAAACGATTCGCAAAGTAACCGAAGACTGCGAAGGCCTGAGCTTCAACACCGCGATCGCAAAGATGATGGAATGTACCAACTTCTTCACTCGCTGCGAAAAGCGACCCAAAGAAGCGATGTTAACTTTCTTGAAATTGTTGTCACCCTACGCACCCCATTTGTGTGAAGAGCTTTGGCACCTGCTCGGCCAAGAAGGGTCGATTTCAAAACAATCTTGGCCAACTTGGGACGAAGCAGCATTGGTCGAAAGCAGTATCGAGATACCCGTTCAAATCAATGGTAAGATCAAAGCCAAAATCAACGTCTCGCCGGATGTGACGAAGGATGAATTGGCATCGATTGCCTTAGCGGATGAAAAAGTGCAATCGTTGGTCGAAGGAAAAACAATCGTCAAACAAATCGTTGTGCCTGGTAGATTGGTAAACTTGGTGATCAAGTAGGCTGGCTGGACCAACGGGAACCCTGGCATCCACACGCCACCGGTTTCTTGTCGCGGCGGCATCGTAAAGGCTCCTTGACGATCGCCCACAAAAAATAGGTTTTTCCGAAGAATTTGTGGGTAAAAAGGAAGTTGCGGAAGTTTTTTTGGGGGCATGGCAGTCGCGATACCCATTGCCACTCTTGCTCGACTCCCTCGATGCCTCGGAGCAAGAAACGCCGCCGATCGAACATCACCTTGATGACCGCGAACGGTGTTTCGCCGAAACGACGGCGGCGACGGTATGCGATCTTGGACTCTTCTTCCGGCCTCTTTGCTCGGTGCCGACGACGGGCCGATTCGTGAACATCATCGATCACTTCTCGACCGACGTTCGGTTGCCATCCATCCCGGTGGCTCACGCCCAATGGCAAGGATGTTTCGGCCTCCGGCCTAGCTCTGCTGAGGAGCATCTTCCTTAGGGACAACGGGGTCAGGGCGGGAAGAATGTCTCGCTTGGTCGTGATAAAACGGCTTGTTTTGCCGAGGTTTCTTTTTGAACGTCCGATTGCCGATGCACCGGGAACATTCTTTTGGCCCTGCGATGCCTGAAAAAACTACCCTTCGGTACG includes the following:
- the leuS gene encoding leucine--tRNA ligase; protein product: MPRYNPAEIEPRWQAFWEQNRTFTTPELPSGPKRYVLDMFPYPSGDGLHVGHPEGYTATDIVARFARMRGESVLHPMGFDAFGLPAEEHAIKTGEHPRIQTQRNIDNFTRQLKMLGFSYDWDRAIATTDEAYFRWTQWIFLQLYDTWFDSEQQQGRPIDELPIPAEVTAQGNAAIEAYRDANRLAYESDALVNWCPALGTVLANEEVIDGKSERGDHPVQRIALRQWMLRITKYAERLLDGLDDLDWPTGIKKLQQDWIGRSTGAEVDFYVGDPANLDAWKSERSKSGFSAEPGDAALRVYTTRPDTLFGATYMVVAPEHPMVKSFTTNEQSAAVVAYCEKASFKSDRERTDGGDKVKTGVFTGSHAINPVNGQPIPIWIADYVLAGYGTGAIMAVPAHDDRDFAFAKQFDLPIVPVVDPPSDHPERDAILAGDVCFVAEGQAINSGEFDGQTTAEVKAAVTNSLNQKGQATEAVNYKLRDWLFSRQRFWGEPFPILHELDANGKPTGIKRGVDPADLPVLLPDLKDYKPHGRPEPMLAKADDDWLYVTIDGKRYRRETNTMPQWAGSCWYYLRYIDTENSERLIDPAKEKAWMPVDLYVGGAEHAVLHLLYSRFWHKVLYDRGHVSTPEPFGKLVNQGMILGDVEYTGFVDPDGNPVSTSDVRKDADGNRVSKEGIPVQSTSIDEDDVEKKGEGFVLKSQPTIKVDSRAHKMSKARGNVVNPDAVVREYGADALRLYEMFMGPLEATKPWAMTGVGGVRNFLDRVWRMVVDQDADDLVLNEAICDEACDKDQLRVLHQTIRKVTEDCEGLSFNTAIAKMMECTNFFTRCEKRPKEAMLTFLKLLSPYAPHLCEELWHLLGQEGSISKQSWPTWDEAALVESSIEIPVQINGKIKAKINVSPDVTKDELASIALADEKVQSLVEGKTIVKQIVVPGRLVNLVIK
- a CDS encoding acyl-CoA thioesterase, encoding MQNPLFQIGATHQIDFRVEYHETDGQGHVHHSNYASYFERGRVEMLRAAGMSYKRLEEAGFMLVVTEINVKYYAPANFDDRLTQTTELTGFRKVRLYHHYKIVREGKLLAEGSTTIACVDREGQPKRMPVNW
- a CDS encoding tetratricopeptide repeat protein, which codes for MHSTCLSRIAICVTAAVWIAAANGCSTRAPIHFWSPPEIQSAVGKRVAVSKVSGPEAIADKIHTQLLANSPRDPGRSLELVDYEKLQAHSTIQLVSAIDDQTSDVALASAARRQGYDYILRGEVLAGRQHRRISPNLNQGDAKQVDQLTMSWRLMSMNESNRSSGRPVVIDEASAVDLYPDLAFVPNPTDRLVSAAVRETYRLITPSIDRQKVILAVPVVFLGSAAVRRGNVEARKGNWAKAEQIWSEVAKKHPLQAAAVHNLALAAAAAQDFSRAKRLARQAIRQHPTTMYKETLVWIEQRQRDYHKAFNLPDPPEGWFVTR
- a CDS encoding acetolactate synthase; its protein translation is MENNEGSGTGTAFETARGKSYPALRQFTVFLENRVGQLLEVVKRFEGTGIRICALSINDAAECAFVRFLVSDADRGREILERSGLAIIETDLIGIELPEGPQPLLRVCTALLQAELNIVQAYPLFVRPHGKPAVAIMVENIDFAMKTLREKGFHMITESDLSDEPIGDM